Proteins encoded in a region of the Fusarium keratoplasticum isolate Fu6.1 chromosome 13, whole genome shotgun sequence genome:
- a CDS encoding L-fuconate dehydratase, with protein MVVIKSIKSHDVRFPTSLDKAGSDGMNLSPDYSAAFCVLETDDPRLTGHGMTFTIGRGNELVCGAIDLLAPLIEGKDLSELTADWGKTWRYLTSDSQLRWVGPEKGVIHLALGALVNAIWDLWAKQLGKPVWRVIADMTPEEVVRCIDFRYISDALTPDDALEILRAAQHGKEQRIQEALKNQAVPAYTTSAGWLGYSEDKMKRLLQESVQQGFKYFKLKVGTDLEEDYRRLKIAREVLGYDMGNVLMVDANQVWSVPEAITHMQALAEFKPWFIEEPTSPDDILGHAAIRKGLSDTPYGPISVATGEMCQNRIMFKQLLQAGAVDVIQPDACRVGGVNEVLAILLLACKFGVPIVPHSGGVGLPEYTQHLSTVDYIAISGKRSVLEFVDHLHEHFHHPSRIENGYYVTPLEPGYSVEMLPKSMERYKYPGGKKSWWRTEEARTVIKQPRVKTL; from the exons ATGGTGGTCATCAAGAGTATCAAGTCACATGATGTGCGATTTCCT ACTTCCCTAGACAAGGCTGGCTCAGACGGCATGAATCTATCTCCAGACTACTCGGCCGCTTTTTGCGTCCTTGAAACAGACGACCCTAGGCTTACCGGCCATGGCATG ACGTTCACGATTGGCCGTGGCAATGAGCTTGTCTGTGGTGCGATAGACCTTCTTGCACCTTTGatcgagggcaaggatctCTCTGAGCTTACAGCCGACTGGGGCAAGACCTGGCGGTACTTGACCTCAGACTCTCAGCTGCGCTGGGTCGGTCCAGAGAAGGGCGTTATCcaccttgccctcggcgcTTTGGTTAATGCCATCTGGGACTTGTGGGCGAAGCAGCTAGGCAAGCCTGTCTGGCGCGTGATCGCGGATATGACGCCGGAAGAAGTCGTGCGGTGTATCGATTTCCGCTATATTTCAGATGCTTTAACCCCTGATGATGCGCTCGAGATTCTCAGAGCTGCGCAACATGGTAAGGAGCAGAGGATCCAGGAAGCTTTGAAGAACCAAGCTGTTCCAGCGTATACGACTAGTGCAGGATGGCTAGGCTATagcgaggacaagatgaagagattACTTCAAGAGAGTGTACAACAGGGCTTCAAGTAtttcaagctcaaggttggAACGGATCTCGAAGAGGATTATAGGAGGTTGAAGATTGCGCGGGAAGTTCTGGGGTATGACATGGGCAATGTGCTCATGGTGGATGCCAATCAG GTCTGGTCTGTTCCTGAGGCTATCACGCACATGCAAGCTTTGGCCGAGTTCAAACCATGGTTCATTGAGGAGCCAACGTCTCCCGACGACATCCTGGGCCACGCCGCGATCCGCAAGGGATTATCCGACACACCCTATGGCCCAATCTCTGTGGCCACGGGTGAAATGTGCCAGAACCGTATCATGTTCAAGCAACTGCTTCAGGCGGGTGCTGTGGATGTGATCCAGCCTGACGCATGCCGAGTTGGGGGTGTCAACGAGGTCCTCGCCATCCTACTGCTCGCGTGCAAGTTTGGTGTCCCTATCGTGCCCCATTCAGGCGGTGTTGGTCTGCCTGAGTATACCCAGCATTTGAGCACAGTTGATTATATCGCTATTAGCGGTAAAAGGAGCGTGCTCGAATTTGTAGATCATCTACATGAGCATTTTCATCATCCTTCGAGGATCGAAAATGGTTATTATGTAACTCCGCTGGAGCCTGGCTATAGCGTGGAAATGCTTCCAAAAAGTATGGAAAGATACAAATACCCAGGCGGGAAGAAGAGTTGGTGGAGGACGGAGGAAGCAAGGACGGTGATTAAGCAACCTCGAGTTAAGACGCTATAG
- a CDS encoding AB hydrolase-1 domain-containing protein has protein sequence MSAQSEPQVKHFEIKDIVFEDGTQLASARLAYLDLNPEAHKTALIITCFRGRLQSTLNFSNGALQSHRIIVVALFGNGESSSPSNTEGFPGSVDYRDCVRAQRDLLHHLGIQSLDVVLGFSMGGQCTYYWTVMQPEFVANAIVICSSARTSRHNYQFLEGPKAALVNSLDYMDTTRSPSSPPLRGLGAFGKAYSAWLTSAEWFEQEEYKSLGYETQKAWDSSMVVTSYYSWGPDDLLAQLGMWQRGDITVLSGSSSLQATLAQIKARVLLMPCQTDQYFRWEASQKESSWIQDATLNVIPSIWGHLAGIGTNPVDMEWMDKTIDDFLKG, from the coding sequence ATGTCCGCCCAATCAGAGCCTCAGGTCAAACACTTTGAGATCAAAGACATTGTCTTTGAGGACGGGACTCAGCTGGCTTCAGCGCGGCTGGCCTACCTTGACCTGAATCCAGAGGCTCACAAAACGGCCCTAATCATCACTTGTTTTCGTGGACGGCTACAGTCAACACTCAACTTCTCCAACGGTGCCTTACAGAGCCATCGGATCATTGTCGTAGCCCTTTTTGGAAATGGAGAGTCGTCAAGCCCATCCAACACGGAGGGATTCCCAGGATCCGTCGACTATCGTGACTGCGTGCGCGCCCAGCGAGATTTGCTGCACCATCTCGGCATCCAGTCTCTTGATGTTGTATTAGGATTCTCCATGGGTGGGCAATGCACGTACTACTGGACCGTCATGCAGCCAGAGTTTGTTGCAAACGCCATAGTCATATGTTCTTCTGCGAGAACCAGCCGGCACAATTACCAGTTCTTGGAGGGTCCAAAAGCAGCTCTCGTGAACTCGCTTGACTATATGGATACGACGCGTTCACCAAGCTCGCCACCGCTTCGAGGACTTGGCGCTTTTGGAAAGGCCTACTCGGCCTGGCTGACGAGCGCCGAGTGGTTCGAGCAGGAGGAATACAAATCTCTGGGCTACGAGACACAGAAGGCGTGGGATTCGAGTATGGTTGTCACTAGCTACTATTCCTGGGGGCCTGATGACCTTCTCGCCCAGTTGGGCATGTGGCAGAGGGGCGATATTACGGTCCTGAGCGGCTCCAGTTCACTCCAAGCGACTCTAGCTCAGATCAAGGCACGTGTGCTGCTGATGCCTTGCCAAACGGACCAATATTTTCGTTGGGAGGCCAGTCAAAAAGAGTCGAGCTGGATCCAGGACGCGACACTGAACGTGATACCTTCAATCTGGGGGCATCTGGCGGGAATCGGAACCAACCCAGTTGACatggaatggatggataaGACGATAGATGATTTCTTGAAAGGCTGA
- a CDS encoding Amidase domain-containing protein, with protein MSIVSLADTSLDSDITRDKIEELAGRLSIRLGHGQDAKDYLLLLQSFEEVMKHVDQMSDYTHPALQSQPVLGSRQFRKPTAEENPFNAWSHRCNLVSAQPDNRLLGGLTVAVKDNISVGGLATTLGTFSSLFSDDGTHPVSEIDSTVVSRILRAGAEIKGTSTCESFCASPLSFTSATGPIHNPLLHGYTAGGSSSGSSALVAAHALARGRDGSWGSTVRIAIGSDQAGSVRIPASFNGIYGLKPTFGLVPYTGAASMSPMIDHIGPLASSLDDIAALLEVMAGYDGLDPRMTPESPLRHQVKRYSQILTDFRATLGTAPRDSPPLRVGLLSESFLMPGVAPAVRDTVLEAASLYFRAAGATVVDVSVPMHLDGPVIWTASTRPSMSEWMCKGKTSGHLTHLPPHIKPRWPPTQDTYQLLTSSNPAVVNIILSGQLAETDLEPGLEAKAHRKVFELRAAYDRVLEDVDVLVAPCASSVAMPHPDLSTGGEEGSHILEKLSIAIGLTSNTCPFNVTGHPSLSVPYGFSSPQDQPGARLPIGMQIIGRRWDDEQVIKAAALFKWGRELKSM; from the exons ATGTCTATCGTTTCACTTGCAGACACATCCCT TGACTCGGATATCACCCGAGACAAGATAGAAGAGCTTGCCGGTAGGCTTAGCATCCgactcggccatggccaagatgccaaagatTACTTGCTGCTTTTACAGTCCTTCGAAGAAGTCATGAAGCACGTTGACCAGATGTCGGATTACACTCACCCTGCTCTCCAGTCTCAGCCCGTCTTGGGGAGCCGTCAATTCCGGAAACCAACGGCCGAGGAGAACCCCTTTAACGCTTGGAGTCATCGATGCAACCTCGTCTCAGCACAGCCAGATAAccgacttcttggcggcctgaCTGTTGCTGTCAAGGACAACATTTCGGTCGGTGGGCTGGCAACGACGCTCGGGACCTTTTCCTCCCTATTTTCTGATGACGGGACGCATCCCGTCTCGGAAATAGATTCTACAGTGGTCTCTAGAATCCTCAGGGCCGGCGCTGAAATCAAAGGGACGTCTACTTGCGAGAGCTTCTGTGCATCTCCCTTGTCATTCACCTCAGCAACTGGCCCCATCCacaaccccctcctccatGGGTATACCGctggtggcagcagcagtggGTCCAGCGCTCTTGTTGCTGCACACGCCTTGGCccgtggccgagatggaagTTGGGGCAGCACGGTACGGATAGCCATAGGAAGTGACCAGGCTGGATCAGTCCGTATACCTGCTTCCTTCAACGGCATCTACGGCCTGAAGCCTACGTTTGGCTTGGTGCCATACACTGGCGCGGCGTCCATGTCGCCAATGATAGATCATATAGGACCTCTCGCATCCAGTCTCGATGACATTGCCGCGTTGCTCGAGGTTATGGCCGGGTACGATGGTTTGGATCCTCGGATGACGCCTGAATCACCTCTGCGCCATCAGGTTAAGAGATACTCTCAGATCTTGACAGATTTCCGAGCGACGCTGGGTACAGCCCCTAGAGACTCTCCTCCGCTACGAGTCGGTCTGTTGAGCGAATCCTTTCTTATGCCTGGTGTCGCCCCCGCAGTCCGCGACACAGTCCTTGAAGCGGCCAGTCTCTACTTCCGAGCTGCGGGTGCAACTGTCGTGGACGTATCAGTACCCATGCACCTTGATGGCCCTGTGATCTGGACAgcatcgacaaggccatccatGTCTGAATGGATGTGCAAGGGAAAGACGTCTGGCCACCTCACTCACCTGCCGCCCCATATCAAGCCTAGATGGCCTCCTACCCAGGATACATACCAGCTGCTGACCTCATCCAACCCAGCCGTTGTCAACATTATCCTCAGCGGGCAACTTGCAGAGACTGACCTTGAACCAGGGTTGGAGGCAAAGGCTCATCGAAAGGTCTTTGAGCTTCGAGCAGCTTACGATCGGGTGTTGGAAGATGTCGACGTCCTAGTAGCCCCGTGTGCATCAAGTGTCGCAATGCCCCATCCCGACCTGTCTACGGGTGGAGAAGAGGGATCACACATCCTGGAGAAGCTATCCATAGCCATCGGCTTGACGAGCAACACGTGTCCGTTCAACGTAACAGGGCATCCCTCGTTGAGCGTACCTTATGGGTTTTCCAGCCCTCAAGACCAGCCGGGGGCCCGCCTGCCCATCGGCATGCAAATCATTGGACGACGCTGGGATGATGAGCAGGTGATTAAGGCAGCGGCATTGTTTAAATGGGGCCGTGAATTGAAGTCGATGTAA
- a CDS encoding Fungal-trans domain-containing protein has product MLEGIIDADLACELLELYFVEPGGSLFRCSSPYVLVHVLRKESLLRSTNPRRSTPALLVTMLWVSAQTVESSLFLLPGQKSRVCEGLRKLMMGLIQDRDRDLWNRTTDGPLVKDFKFPASADATFGSLHQTNPHDYDYQFSSTSASPPMPLIDDVLMFVLLTIVVSGGDFKTDCIRWWNKALRLSNNMCLNREDTPEDKPSGAGSTMCTGGKTNTPCVCRPCEAARTGLSIPEIQEERRRVFWLIFCLDRHLALAFNAPLRILDDECQLYAPLSDQAWESLSVSGNSTIASDNPIAVDDSQQQQQHPGRGFGAPTRVSGISFFEYFLPLMTILGDVIQLHRQKCHPRFGNMRQSTNNTNGGIGGEQQHDNEDEHGTATAMIEQIMADCAQSIADLADLYQVDALDGATIPSSQVRTPSTVNSSQYDETFQLAHNARRDNNDARHHSNTTAYHSRRAPSHRQHAQAELVTAYSTFILHVLHVLLHGKWDAVSMLDNKDGWIPSVGFMKCASHAIAASDAMSRILACDPELSFMPYLFGIYLLHGSFILLLFADRMPQLGPNEAVEKACEIIIRAHEVCVVTLSTEFQKRFRKVLRSTLYSVQSPGTSHVEESKARRRVLLLYRWNNGSTGLAL; this is encoded by the exons ATGCTAGAAGGCATTATTGACGCTGATCTTGCATGCGAGCTGTTGGAGCTTTACTTTGTCGAGCCTGGCGGATCCTTGTTTCGATGTTCCTCACCCTATGTCCTCGTTCACGTCCTGAGAAAAGAGTCTCTCCTCCGATCTACTAACCCTCGAAGATCTACACCAGCACTGTTGGTCACGATGCTCTGGGTCAGCGCGCAAACAGTTGAGAGCTCATTGTTTCTGCTGCCAGGTCAAAAGTCGCGCGTTTGTGAAGGGTTGAGAAAGTTGATGATGGGTTTGATCCAGGATAGAGATCGTGACCTCTGGAATAGGACTACTG ACGGGCCTCTGGTTAAGGACTTCAAGTTTCCTGCCTCGGCTGATGCCACATTTGGCAGCTTGCATCAGACAAACCCACACGACTACGACTATCAGTTCTCATCCACTTCAGCATCTCCGCCTATGCCCCTGATAGATGATGTCCTCATGTTCGTCCTCCTTACCATCGTGGTTTCGGGCGGTGACTTCAAGACGGACTGCATCAGGTGGTGGAACAAGGCACTGCGTCTGTCCAACAACATGTGCCTGAACCGAGAAGACACTCCCGAAGACAAGCCGTCGGGAGCAGGGTCAACTATGTGTACAGGGGGCAAGACGAACACGCCATGTGTGTGTAGACCCTGTGAGGCGGCGCGTACGGGGCTGTCAATACCGGAAATACAAGAAGAGCGTCGACGGGTGTTTTGGCTGATCTTCTGTCTCGATCGGCACTTGGCTCTCGCCTTCAATGCGCCCTTACGCATTCTTGATGACGAGTGCCAATTATACGCACCTCTGTCAGACCAGGCTTGGGAGTCACTGTCGGTTTCAGGAAATTCTACAATTGCAAGCGATAACCCGATAGCTGTTGATGACtcgcaacagcagcaacagcatccAGGACGCGGTTTCGGGGCCCCAACACGAGTTTCAGGAATCAGTTTCTTCGAGTACTTTTTACCCCTCATGACAATTCTAGGCGATGTTATCCAGCTGCACCGTCAAAAATGCCATCCCAGATTTGGCAATATGCGGCAGTCAACGAACAACACGAACGGCGGTATCGGAGGAGAACAGCAACATGATAACGAAGATGAACATggcacggccacggccatgaTTGAGCAGATCATGGCTGATTGTGCGCAGAGCATTGCTGACTTGGCCGACTTGTACCAAGTTGATGCCCTCGACGGCGCGACGATCCCATCCAGTCAAGTCCGCACTCCAAGCACCGTGAATTCCTCCCAATACGACGAGACATTTCAACTTGCGCACAACGCCCGCCGTGATAACAACGACGCTCGCCACCACTCCAATACTACTGCATATCACAGTCGGCGAGCACCATCCCACCGCCAGCATGCACAGGCAGAGCTCGTCACTGCATATAGCACTTTCATCCTCCACGTCCTTCACGTTCTTCTGCACGGAAAATGGGATGCAGTCTCGATGTTGGATAACAAAGACGGATGGATCCCTTCTGTAGGATTTATGAAGTGTGCTTCACATGCTATAGCCGCGTCAGATGCCATGTCACGTATCTTGGCCTGCGACCCAGAGCTATCGTTCATGCCATATCTATTTGGCATCTACTTGCTACATGGAAGCTTTATTTTACTCTTATTTGCCGATCGTATGCCTCAACTTGGTCCcaatgaggctgttgagaagGCGTGCGAGATTATTATACGGGCCCATGAGGTTTGTGTGGTCACGTTGAGCACCGAGTTTCAG AAACGCTTCCGCAAGGTTCTTCGTTCAACATTATACAGCGTACAGAGTCCCGGGACTTCCCATGTGGAGGAGAGCAAAGCACGCCGACGAGTTCTGTTGTTATATAGGTGGAATAATGGATCTACTGGTCTGGCATTATAG